From [Flavobacterium] thermophilum:
TTTTGGTGGCGGTTGTCGCTCTAGCCGCCACCAACCCGGGCTCAGGAATGATGTATATGCTTGCTTATACGCTTGGATTTGCCATTCCGTTTTTCATGTTGTCGTTTTTTATCGGCAAGCTGCAATGGATCCGCCGCCATAGCGCATCCATCATGAAGGCGGGCGGCTATGTCATGGTGGCGATGGGCGTCGTTTTGTACTTTGATTGGATGACAAAGCTGATTGCTTATATGACAAGCTTGTTTGGCGGATTTACTGGTTTTTAGCGGCGATGGAGCCGCCCTTTGTGCGGCTGTTGTTGGAGGAATATCGTTGAGGAGAGGGCGATGGAAAGATGGCTGCCATTTTAATTGCTGACGATGCGAAGTTTATGCGGGTAACGCTGGCGCGCATACTGGAAAAAACGGATCACACCGTAGCCGGTGAGGCGGAAAACGGCAAAGAGGCGGTCGAGCTGTATCGCCGGCTGCGCCCCGATCTTGTCATCATGGACATTACGATGCCGGTCATGAATGGGATTGAAGCGGTGCGGGCGATTAAGGAGATCGATCCCGGGGCGAAAATCATCATCTGCTCGGCGCTCGGGCAGCAGCGTATGGTCGTTGAGGCCATTGAAGCCGGAGCGGCCGACTTCATCGTCAAGCCGTTTGAAGAAACCCGCGTGCTCGAGGCGATTGCCCGTCTTTTGTAAGCGGGCTTTGGCTTCGTACGGCATAGGAAGGCGCCGGCTTATGACCGCTGGAAGACAGCTGGCTGCGTTCCTCTTGGCAAGCGAGAGGGATGAAGCGAGCGCGATGTTTGGCGAAGGCGGGGGCGGCTGGAGAGGACGGTAGGCAAGCGGAGCGGTTTTTGCTATCATAGCGTTGTCCGTGAATTTTGTCGGAAGAAGGTGATGGCTTTGGCGTTCATTACATCGCTCATCGCCGTTGTGATGGCGTTTTTCATCTTTTTTGTGCGCATGAAGGCGTCGGAAAAGCCGACGAATGCCAAAAAAATTATTTTGCCGCCGCTGTTTATGAGCACCGGGGCGCTGATGTTCATCGATCCGGTCTTTCGCGTTACGCGCGGGGAGCTCATCGAAGCGGTCATTCTCGGCCTGTTTTTCTCGCTGTTTCTCATTAAAACGTCAAAATTTGAAATCCGCGGCAGCGATATTTATTTGAAACGCTCAAAATCCTTTATTTGGATTTTGCTCGGGTTGATTGTCATTCGTCTTGGCTTGAAAACGTATTTAGGACGAACGATCGACTACCGCCAGTTAAGCGGCATGTTTTATTTGCTCGCGTTTTCGATGATCGTCCCATGGCGGATTGCAATGTACGTTTCGTATAGAAAGCTGGCGGCGCAGCTGAAACCGCCAGTGCTGACATAAAGAGCTGTCCCGCTGATGGACAGCTCCCTTTTTTGTTGCGCCAAGCCGCTTCACTTCGCTTCCCTGGAATTGTCCCGCAGACGGAACTGAAGTCGTCGGTCCCGGCCTAAAAAGCTGCTTGTTTGGGCCGCTTTTTCCATGCTGAAACAGACGAAAGCCGCCGGTCAGCCTTAGAAGAAAGGCGGAACGTCAGCGGCTTTCCAATAAATGTTTATAAGGGGCGAGATCGATGTTCTTCGCCTGCAATGTCCGGATCAAAAACTTATGGTCGCGCTTGGGGGTTGCGATGATGTAGCCGCGGATCAGCAAGTCGCGTGTGATGCGCGGCGCCTGTTCCTTCAAGGCAAGCTCGCCGATTTTGCCGGCGATCTTTTGCCGCGCGACGTCGCGGAACAATTCCGGCACAGGGCGAACCAATTCCTCAAGCAGCGCCTTTTCTTCTTCCCCCCATAGATGACGCGTCTGTTCAATGTAATATTCCTGCCAGTCGAGCTCCGATTTCCCATCTTCTTTCGGCAGCCGCTTCAAAAACTTGCGGAACATGAAAAAGCCGCCGATCGACATCATGACAAGCAAAAAGACGACCCAAAGCAAAATAAACCAAAGAAACCATCCGGTCAGCACGATCCCCACCCCAACTACTGATCGAGAGTTTGTCTTCTGCTGTCCGCAACAAGCAGGGCGGCAGAAGACAAGTTTCGTCTATTATTATGTCGAAAAGCGCAAGGTTTGGCAAGCTTTGAGAGCGCGTCCAGCGTTCTGTTACGGTCCGTAACGCAACTGTAACGCAACTGTAAAGATGCCTGTCCCGTCCTAGAGCGTCAACGGTTTTGAAATAGGCTGCCCGCTCGTCTGGAAATGAAAGACAGTGACGCGCCTAGTTTTGCCTGTTAATCTAGTAAGAAAAGAGAAACAGGAAGAACGATGGAGGCAAGGTGGATGATGGAAATGAAGAAAACAATTGCAGCGCTGGCCATAGCTTGCAGTCTGGCGCTTGGTTCACAATCGGTGCTGGCGGAAGCGGCGGGCTCCTATACATACTACCAAGTGAAAAAAGGCGATACGCTGTCGAAAATCGCCAAACAATATCATACAACGGTGGCTTCACTAAAATCGCTGAACAGTTTAAAAACGGATACGATCCGCATTGGCGCGAAATTGAAAGTCCCGGCGGCTGCGAAGCGTCCCGCCTTGGCATCAGCCGGCAAAAAGGCGATTTCGCTCACTGCCGCCGACCGGAAGCTGCTCGCCCAGCTTGTGCAGGCGGAGACCGGTTCGAGCGAGCCGTTTGCCGGCAAGGTGGAAGTGGCGCTTGTGATTTTAAACCGCACAAAGCATCCGGAGTTTCCAAAGACGGTGCGCGGCGTCATTTATCAAAAAACGAAATCCGGCTATGCGTTTGTGCCAGCCAAAACGGGGAAATTGACCCGCATTCAGCCGACCAAGCAAGATTACGAGGCGGTCGACAAGGCGCTAGCCTTATTCCCAAACGATCGCCGCGGCTCGCTTTATTTCTACAATCCGAAAATCACCAAAGACAAATGGATGTTGTCGCGTCCGGTGACGATTCGCATCGGGCACCATGTCTTCGCGAGATGAACGGGGTCGAATAAGGCCTCGTTCTTTTGTTTTGTGCATAGCGGCGGGCAGCCGGTGGTGACGCTTCTGATGGTGCATGCCCAAGATCATTTAATGACGGCGATCACGGTCAAGGATTTAGCCGCTGAATTCGTGGAGCTGTATGAAGCGCTCAAGCGGCAAACAACCGAATCATAATTGTCGTCGGCCGGCTTGTTGACCGGGTGAGGATGATTCGCTTCAACGGGAATGAACCCAAGGCGGGCGGCAACGGGCTGTTCTAGCGACCGCCCGCTTTGTTGATTTTACAATAATTTTATTATGTGAACATAAGGGCGCCAGCCGTTCAGCCCTCCCGGCTGCCGCCGGTCTCGGCTGAACGGAGAAGGAAAACTCCGCTTGTTTGCGTCACATATCGTGGCTTGTGTTGTGCTTTTGCCGCGTGTGATTGCGGTTCTTCACTTTTTTCGAACCGTCAAGCGGCTCCGGCTGCCCAGGATTGTCGCCTTTTGGGGCGTTTTTGCGCATATCTTTGCCGTCGTTTTTGTTCGTCATTTGTTGTCCCTCCTTTGTCCGTTAGCATGCGGCGTTGTGCTTTCGCTTATTCGGCGCATAATTTGCGCCCGGTTTGAAACGATAAGTAGTGAACGACCGCAATGACTGCGAAGGAGGGACGAGCCATGGTTTACCATAAAACGAAGCAAGAGGCGTTTCAAGCAGCGCAAAAGGCGACGATGGAAGCGAAAGAATGGCACGATCACTTGGTGCGTGATCAAGCCGACTACGGCCACCAGCTGGCCCATCTTCGGCAAGAAGTAAACGAGGCGTTCGCCCAAATTGAAAACGCGCTCGAAGTTGCCTCGGAAACGCAGCGCGTGCAGCTCGAAAAATTCCGCAGCGATTTGCAGGCGATCGTTGACGAAGTCAATGAAAACGAAGTCAATGAAAACGAGTAAGGGAATGCCGGCGGCGGACATTCCCTTTTTTCATGCTATGGCAGTCCGGGATGGCGGAATGGCCGCCACGCTATTGGTTCTTTTTTCGTTTTTTGTTGTTTTGCCGCTGCGCTTCGGTCAACGGTTCGTTGGAAAATTCTTCATTGTAGCCGGCGCCCATCCCTTGCGCTTTGGCAGCGTTCATGCCAGGGATCACGTGGTTTGCTTTTCGCTTTGCCATTCGTTTCACCTCCGCTTCTAGTTTGCGACGAAACGGGCGCCTTATTCCTCTTTTGCCGCGGTAAGGAAGTAATATGGCGAGACATTGGAAATCATTATTTACAACTTGTACTGTTCTATAATAAGATAAAGTCGTGCCGAACTTTATGGGGATTGGGAGAATTTATGCTATTTTTTCGACTTTTGTGCGAAAAAATAGTATAGTGTTATTATGAAGTGAAGGATTATGAAGTGAAGGGGGTTATACATATGGCGAAACAAGATGTGTTCAACGCCCGCTCTTCATTCGAAGTCAACGGTAAAAAATACAATTATTACCGTTTGCAAGCGCTTGAAGAAGCGGGCATCGGCCAGGTGAGCCGCCTGCCGTACTCGATCAAAGTGTTGCTTGAATCGGTGCTCCGCCAAGTCGACGGGCGCGTCATTACGAAAGAGCACGTCGAAAACTTGGCCAAATGGGGAACGCCCGAGATGAAGGACATCGACGTGCCGTTTAAGCCGTCGCGCGTCATTTTGCAAGACTTCACGGGCGTGCCGGCTGTCGTCGATCTGGCTTCGATGCGCAAAGCGATGGCGGATCTAGGCGGCGACCCGTACGAAATCAACCCGGAAATTCCGGTCGATCTCGTCATCGACCACTCGGTGCAAGTCGACCGCTACGGGTCGGACGATGCGCTAGAGTACAACATGGATTTGGAATTCAAACGGAACGCCGAACGGTACAAATTTTTGAAATGGGCGCAAAAAGCGTTTGACAACTATCGCGCCGTTCCGCCGGCGACCGGAATTGTCCACCAAGTGAACTTGGAATATTTGGCAAGCGTCGTGCACGCGGTCGAAGGAGAAAACGGCGAATACGAGGCGTTCCCGGATACGCTTGTCGGCACGGACTCGCATACGACGATGATCAACGGCCTCGGCGTCCTCGGTTGGGGAGTCGGCGGTATTGAAGCGGAAGCCGGCATGCTCGGCCAGCCGTCGTATTTCCCGGTTCCGGAAGTCATCGGCGTCCGTTTGACAGGCAAGCTGCCGGACGGAGCGACGGCGACTGACCTGGCGCTTAAGGTGACGCAAGTGCTGCGGAAAAAAGGCGTCGTCGGCAAATTCGTTGAATTTTTCGGACCAGGAGTGGCGACTTTGCCGCTTGCCGACCGGGCGACGATCGCCAACATGGCGCCGGAATACGGGGCGACGTGCGGCTTCTTCCCGGTTGACGCCGAAGCGCTTGACTACTTGCGTTTGACCGGCCGCGACGAACATCACGTTCAAGTCGTCGAAGCGTATTGCAAAGCGAACGGTCTGTTCTACACGCCGGATGCGCCGGAGCCGGTGTTTACAGACGTGGTGGAAATCAACTTGTCGGAGATCGAAACGAACTTGTCCGGTCCGAAACGGCCGCAAGACTTGATTCCGCTCTCGAAAATGAAACAGTCGTTCCGCGATGCGGTGAAAGCGCCGCAAGGCAACCAAGGCTTTGGTTTGACGGAAGCGGATTTGGAGCGGGAAATTACGGTCGAGTTAAACGGCGAACAAGTGAAATTGAAAACGGGTGCGGTCGTCATCGCGGCGATCACGAGCTGTACCAATACATCGAACCCGTACGTTCTCGTCGCCGCCGGCTTAGTGGCGAAAAAAGCGGTCGAGAAAGGCTTGCAAGTGCCGAAATACGTGAAAACGTCGCTTGCGCCGGGCTCGAAAGTCGTCACCGGCTATTTGCGCGATTCGGGCTTGCTTCCGTATCTTGAGCAGCTCGGCTTCCACCTCGTCGGCTACGGCTGCACGACATGCATCGGCAACTCGGGTCCGCTTGCGCCGGAGCTCGAAAAAGCGCTCGCGGAAAGCGATCTGCTCGTGACAAGCGTCCTGTCCGGCAACCGGAACTTTGAAGGCCGCATCCACCCGCTTGTCAAAGGCAACTATTTGGCATCCCCGCCGCTTGTTGTCGCCTATGCGCTCGCCGGCACGGTCGACATTGACTTGCTTAGCGAGCCGATTGGCAAAGACAAAGACGGCAACGACGTCTATTTCCGCGACATTTGGCCGTCGATGGAAGAAGTGAAAGACGTCGTCAAGCAAGCGGTCGATCCGGAACTGTTCCGCAAAGAATATGAGCGCGTGTTCGACGGCAATCCGCGCTGGAACGCCATCGAAACGACGGATGAGCCGCTCTATCAATGGGATGAAAACTCGACGTACATTCAAAATCCGCCGTTCTTTGAAGGCTTGTCGCCGGATGTGCGCAAAGTCGAACCGCTCACCGGCTTGCGCGTTGTCGGCAAGTTCGGTGATTCGGTCACGACTGACCATATTTCGCCAGCTGGGTCGATCGGCAAAAACACGCCAGCAGGCCAATATTTGATCTCGAAAGGCGTCGAGCCGAAAGATTTCAACTCGTACGGTTCGCGGCGCGGTAACCACGAAGTGATGATGCGCGGCACGTTCGCCAACATCCGCATCCGCAACCAAATCGCGCCGGGCACGGAAGGCGGCTATACGACGTACTGGCCGACCGGCGAAGTGATGTCGATGTACGATGCGTGCATGAGATACAAACAAGACGGCACCGGGCTTGTCGTCATTGCCGGCAAAGACTACGGCATGGGCAGCTCGCGCGACTGGGCGGCGAAAGGGACGTTCTTGCTCGGCATCAAAACGGTCATCGCCGAAAGCTTTGAGCGCATCCACCGCTCGAACCTCGTCTTGATGGGCGTCTTGCCGTTGCAGTTCAAAGAAGGCGAAAACGCCGAAACGCTTGGTTTGACCGGCAAAGAAGTGTTCGAAGTCCACATTGATGAAAACGTCAAACCGCGCGACCTCGTCAAAGTGACGGCGACGAACCCGGATACGGGTGAAAAGAAAGAATTTGAGGTCATCGTCCGCTTTGACAGCGAAGTCGAAATCGACTACTACCGCCACGGCGGCATTTTGCAAATGGTGTTGCGCGAAAAATTGGCGAAAGTAAAACAATGACGGCAATAAAGAAGCAGGCTTCCCGATGCGGAAGCCTGCTTTATTTTGTGTTCAGCTTTTTGGCGGCGTTTTCAAGCTTGCTTTTCGGATCCGGTGTGAGCGTTCCGTCCTGGCCGAAGCCTTGCGGATTGACGCCCGGCGCCTTTGTGCCGCGGTTGCGGCCGCCGTTTTTCGCCATCGTTTTCACCTCCACTCGGATAGTATGGCCGATCGGGGTGAAAATATAAGCAAAGCACGGCCGACAAAGGAGAGAGGAACGATGAACAAAGGATTAAAAACAGCGCTCGCGACGATTGCACTGGCACAATTTTTAAAAATTCCGATCAAGCAGCTTGAGACAGGCCGCTGGGATTGGCGACTGTTTTTCGAAACAGGAGGAATGCCAAGCTCCCACTCTGCCGGCGTTTCGTTGTTGGCGACATTTATCGCCTTGGAGCGGGGGGTAAGAACGATTGATTTTGCCCTGGCGGCGTTGTTCGGATTGATCGTCATGTATGATGCGCAAGGCGTGCGGCGCCAGGCGGGCGAACTAGCCTTGCGCCTGAACGAGCTTGCCGAAGAGGTGAAAAAGCTTGAAGACGATCCAAAACA
This genomic window contains:
- the cheY_2 gene encoding Chemotaxis protein CheY, with protein sequence MAAILIADDAKFMRVTLARILEKTDHTVAGEAENGKEAVELYRRLRPDLVIMDITMPVMNGIEAVRAIKEIDPGAKIIICSALGQQRMVVEAIEAGAADFIVKPFEETRVLEAIARLL
- a CDS encoding Membrane protein involved in cytochrome C biogenesis, translated to MAFITSLIAVVMAFFIFFVRMKASEKPTNAKKIILPPLFMSTGALMFIDPVFRVTRGELIEAVILGLFFSLFLIKTSKFEIRGSDIYLKRSKSFIWILLGLIVIRLGLKTYLGRTIDYRQLSGMFYLLAFSMIVPWRIAMYVSYRKLAAQLKPPVLT
- a CDS encoding Protein of uncharacterised function (DUF2621) codes for the protein MLTGWFLWFILLWVVFLLVMMSIGGFFMFRKFLKRLPKEDGKSELDWQEYYIEQTRHLWGEEEKALLEELVRPVPELFRDVARQKIAGKIGELALKEQAPRITRDLLIRGYIIATPKRDHKFLIRTLQAKNIDLAPYKHLLESR
- the sleB_2 gene encoding Spore cortex-lytic enzyme precursor: MMEMKKTIAALAIACSLALGSQSVLAEAAGSYTYYQVKKGDTLSKIAKQYHTTVASLKSLNSLKTDTIRIGAKLKVPAAAKRPALASAGKKAISLTAADRKLLAQLVQAETGSSEPFAGKVEVALVILNRTKHPEFPKTVRGVIYQKTKSGYAFVPAKTGKLTRIQPTKQDYEAVDKALALFPNDRRGSLYFYNPKITKDKWMLSRPVTIRIGHHVFAR
- the chbA gene encoding N,N'-diacetylchitobiose-specific phosphotransferase enzyme IIA component, which produces MVTLLMVHAQDHLMTAITVKDLAAEFVELYEALKRQTTES
- a CDS encoding acid-soluble spore protein P; the encoded protein is MTNKNDGKDMRKNAPKGDNPGQPEPLDGSKKVKNRNHTRQKHNTSHDM
- the sspO gene encoding Small, acid-soluble spore protein O — translated: MAKRKANHVIPGMNAAKAQGMGAGYNEEFSNEPLTEAQRQNNKKRKKNQ
- the citB gene encoding Aconitate hydratase; protein product: MAKQDVFNARSSFEVNGKKYNYYRLQALEEAGIGQVSRLPYSIKVLLESVLRQVDGRVITKEHVENLAKWGTPEMKDIDVPFKPSRVILQDFTGVPAVVDLASMRKAMADLGGDPYEINPEIPVDLVIDHSVQVDRYGSDDALEYNMDLEFKRNAERYKFLKWAQKAFDNYRAVPPATGIVHQVNLEYLASVVHAVEGENGEYEAFPDTLVGTDSHTTMINGLGVLGWGVGGIEAEAGMLGQPSYFPVPEVIGVRLTGKLPDGATATDLALKVTQVLRKKGVVGKFVEFFGPGVATLPLADRATIANMAPEYGATCGFFPVDAEALDYLRLTGRDEHHVQVVEAYCKANGLFYTPDAPEPVFTDVVEINLSEIETNLSGPKRPQDLIPLSKMKQSFRDAVKAPQGNQGFGLTEADLEREITVELNGEQVKLKTGAVVIAAITSCTNTSNPYVLVAAGLVAKKAVEKGLQVPKYVKTSLAPGSKVVTGYLRDSGLLPYLEQLGFHLVGYGCTTCIGNSGPLAPELEKALAESDLLVTSVLSGNRNFEGRIHPLVKGNYLASPPLVVAYALAGTVDIDLLSEPIGKDKDGNDVYFRDIWPSMEEVKDVVKQAVDPELFRKEYERVFDGNPRWNAIETTDEPLYQWDENSTYIQNPPFFEGLSPDVRKVEPLTGLRVVGKFGDSVTTDHISPAGSIGKNTPAGQYLISKGVEPKDFNSYGSRRGNHEVMMRGTFANIRIRNQIAPGTEGGYTTYWPTGEVMSMYDACMRYKQDGTGLVVIAGKDYGMGSSRDWAAKGTFLLGIKTVIAESFERIHRSNLVLMGVLPLQFKEGENAETLGLTGKEVFEVHIDENVKPRDLVKVTATNPDTGEKKEFEVIVRFDSEVEIDYYRHGGILQMVLREKLAKVKQ
- a CDS encoding small, acid-soluble spore protein L, with product MAKNGGRNRGTKAPGVNPQGFGQDGTLTPDPKSKLENAAKKLNTK
- a CDS encoding Divergent PAP2 family — encoded protein: MNKGLKTALATIALAQFLKIPIKQLETGRWDWRLFFETGGMPSSHSAGVSLLATFIALERGVRTIDFALAALFGLIVMYDAQGVRRQAGELALRLNELAEEVKKLEDDPKQDVYKKRQQQLRARLGHQPIEVVGGALLGMATGAISHWACRRRREPFKW